The following coding sequences lie in one Globicephala melas chromosome 15, mGloMel1.2, whole genome shotgun sequence genomic window:
- the TCF15 gene encoding transcription factor 15: protein MAFALLRPVGAHVLYPDVRLLSEDEENRSESDASDQSFGCCEGLEAARRGPGPGGGRRASSSAGPVVVVRQRQAANARERDRTQSVNTAFTALRTLIPTEPVDRKLSKIETLRLASSYIAHLANVLLLGDAADDGQPCFRAAGTAKSAVPAAPDGGRQPRSICTFCLSNQRKGGSRRDLGGSCLKVRGVAPVRVPRR, encoded by the exons ATGGCGTTCGCGCTGCTGCGCCCCGTCGGCGCGCACGTGCTGTACCCGGACGTGCGGCTACTGAGCGAGGACGAGGAGAACCGCAGCGAGAGCGACGCCTCCGACCAGTCGTTCGGCTGCTGCGAGGGCCTGGAGGCGGCACGGCGCGGTCCGGGCCCcgggggcgggcggcgggcgtCCAGCAGCGCGGGCCCGGTGGTGGTGGTGCGACAGCGGCAGGCGGCCAACGCGCGGGAGCGGGACCGCACGCAGAGCGTGAACACGGCCTTCACGGCGCTGCGCACGCTCATCCCCACCGAGCCGGTGGACCGCAAGCTATCCAAGATCGAGACGCTGCGCTTGGCGTCCAGCTACATCGCGCACCTGGCCAACGTGCTGCTGCTGGGCGACGCGGCCGACGACGGGCAGCCGTGCTTCCGAGCGGCGGGCACCGCCAAGAGCGCGGTCCCAGCCGCCCCCGACGGCGGCCGCCAGCCGCGTTCCATCTGCACCTTCTGCCTCAGCAACCAGCGCAAGGGG GGTAGCCGTCGCGACCTGGGGGGCAGCTGCTTGAAGGTGAGGGGGGTGGCCCCAGTTCGAGTGCCTCGGAGATGA